Proteins encoded together in one Monomorium pharaonis isolate MP-MQ-018 chromosome 8, ASM1337386v2, whole genome shotgun sequence window:
- the LOC114254309 gene encoding mucin-12, translating to MGDDMWRLWFTKLLLPVAFLLIITVQTRSEDGVLSNNVRASRVERDLEGVTTVLLVSANRPGKSVPPVGLLTTTARTFVQNGASTEYATQILGTTLDNGRLYARIFSTSSRVFYDKDPTPNPSNPYVVYPSRVPDDNWRLRGALDNASIRAIQQIEILNGKTNAESNEKKKETGNTSKLDELSKENDIFNKKELNVDTQRFKPAKVRAADNLPTYTVKHEYVSNNFDSFDDTQSRTFRPRIPKIFKPQVKTPPQKKPDIKPLATVTYHGFADFTTTVGDTVIVFSPSTSPAPMGRPATTIKGDATLRPDDGVAVLKIRPTTVMEHARTDRPYEGDHKHGSDDQLLSAINRGNIQPSITEEIDAESSKRSTEPLLLIPDAETGSLKPTGLLKVVDSTTSLDGTTTHYKSLIYGTYIGTNYAQIIHTSSNVYFFPDDATVTYDDTTVEYGTTETESDERDTTIEALPSTTPTTITTSEEEMNELTTPLRSTTDSVLTTLKDILESARRVLGTTESALPTLDDEIPNDIVPGDPQGRSIKGGSSQNKLRSNGQKLHGSGSSNVKEKVTLATRLLPSTVYKTFTYFTTFFIPGDSDQTTTSIRSREVVSSEVTFLTELIQPTSTNNLIRPTISSPPGIRQKTPSLPEEEEQTTKQDEEIELIFKTLYTTYTYLTTFFQENTSSVSSRQVVETNVITQTIGPNGVSDIVASLLGKDESVLISPTTISQNILPSIITNARTPEEFNRGTEPDEETTEESLTTFQQQDTTESITTVDDFETPDGWTTDLEPSPTPAMASAAVKEQVKTYYTTYTYFTTIFVDDETEIETRTEVFTNIITETITPTKVQSIPQKTVRPITPKSKSTENKPAPPPEILAYLEALQRQKSQEEALLLAKKVQQSNDKVTRADEITESSTEITTEVPTTLEDQSTAERLFRDFQVGAQVTPNPPTSDVEVLGSMITDVVSSSSSGGGTVLDMDKRNIVPEDQELSESNNHEVEPAPTLLLQTSYTTFTYFTTMYKGDETNVVSRLETVTNVATETLRPSIVVPVPTSTLPVTYFTTFTYWTTFYKGGDTITTSREETISNVVTAGVSPTPTVELGVIMTYTPTINPPEEESDNEEESTITADNEVTPLGKGVRGKSVTENTNEPITTKPDDLSAVNSSSISPEPTTFYTTFTYFTTSYIGNETILNSRLETVTSVSIPDIATQQATGRAIGGPVYPSIQTINTDEKTVIPSETLKTGLISTVRSSEIHDDTTTYYTTDVYGTYIDGYYAQVVKSSTKIETPSLSSIATPVLPTGVLSLNKGSVIDADEVTTVYFTTKQIGTLFEGTYAKVIESTSSTKIDEERKSSIPPTQGHRTGLVRLIQGQMENNGTTTFYQSKVIGTSIEGRYAQIIESTSSFFVPSSTINIAPTSTLPPSQSTGIPGISPSPAVIQSSEEHTESSDQDEDQNEDDDEEGEEDDDGQSSKKKSRLTFSTRKRTFTPVIRPFASRNRPTFNPKRKGAQAATTITRTDITPTITASLAGKGNRFASSRGRVTSPIGPYSSTLSSSGSRRFSGRRGTATTSSSAFPAGSTRSRVQPRITPSSVFQSNRRGPTSVRGSSARVATRASSSAFPSASSRYRASIRPSSTLLRGQPTAKHDDQENDANEFTTTTLVTDETPFTESLDGETITTPLQTTTESSRRSTNPLLRFRRPINLSSNGRSVTTSRPPTTTTPRRSGNVNRLSAPPTVPRTTNGRTNSRATPSVSTRTRTSNTNFFPPRGFLGRKQETTTEEPTVPKEGQNEGNEGFEDEPVEEISDNDYEGSEHEDKRSKANVNRRSGKAVGPVVQIRPFGARTRRVRRQASQLRAYSNRFRRPAQTSSTKAEERSDSDALANEEDIIKTAPKPSARYNNRARSLTQPSPSQPQKTPNNPDQTTETTELLNQQSKSRTRSKQSNENRNGSIRIKPSPASNNGRQFTLREKDTSSSRSGYKRPTSSSRTNGRSTSKSNNGRVRPSTLRNGSSKSEYSTNSRRVSSSRSRSTNGRNGNRRVPTRGRGSYEDIREAPTVYPKFDGTITVTHYVPTEVTIPVVNNGVTEHRNIITAQPSTEVLGPSQYSTVTIGDGKPLVVIVSEVTGTNIQGQAEVTRFLLHETPTTRISHTLTSLGGRRVSQSVIIPTTVYSVENIVSTVQPSLPGNAPLANILLSQLLLGQLGPNPLLQSQATPTTQYNTRTTSYVTTITKHQSTIIPLTFRGKEILTTLVDSSTDVVTATEFITDTVVVTPTAAIPAANINSLLMLLQQPQTQSQNPLLDPLFAAAPFTQSNTLPGEVERRHQPADSDYRHDSYEYFEEDDAEEYQKSSRSRGRGKSNDKKKESKGSTATKAESSVVTLYVSGRRPGEFSTVLSTVKIDNSATASRRRRDASEGAVEVRPSVPPSLHAGPVDVAILTGSEEPIDAHAPTQSLESVVGDVGRHISTSIYT from the exons ATGGAGTTTTATCGAATAATGTTAGAGCCTCCAGGGTAGAAAGAGATCTAGAGG GAGTAACCACAGTCCTCTTGGTATCGGCAAATCGTCCTGGAAAATCCGTACCACCAGTTGGATTATTGACGACAACGGCACGGACATTCGTCCAAAATGGAGCAAGTACTGAATATGCGACTCAAATTTTGGGCACGACTTTAGATAACGGTCGCCTGTATGCAAGAATTTTCTCTACATCAAGCAGAGTATTCTACGATAAAGATCCGACACCAAATCCATCGAATCCTTACGTCGTTTATCCATCGAGAGTACCTGACGATAATTGGCGACTTCGAGGGGCGCTTGATAACGCATCGATTAGAGCTATTCAAcagattgaaatattaaatggtAAGACCAATGCAGAATCgaacgaaaagaaaaaggaaaccGGGAATACTTCAAAACTGGACGAACTATCCAAAGaaaatgacatatttaataaaaaagagttGAACGTGGACACACAGAGATTCAAACCAGCGAAGGTTCGAGCGGCCGATAATCTGCCCACTTATACCGTCAAACATGAGTACGTGTCAAATAACTTCGATTCGTTCGATGATACGCAGTCAAGGACTTTCCGTCCACGaataccaaaaatatttaaaccacAAGTGAAAACTCCACCACAGAAGAAGCCGGATATAAAGCCTCTCGCTACAGTAACCTATCATGGCTTTGCGGATTTCACGACCACGGTCGGCGATACCGTCATCGTTTTCTCACCAAGCACGTCGCCGGCACCCATGGGACGTCCCGCCACCACGATCAAAGGTGACGCGACGCTTCGTCCAGATGATGGCGTGGCAGTATTGAAGATTCGTCCTACGACCGTGATGGAACACGCAAGAACTGATCGACCCTATGAGGGAGATCACAAGCACGGCTCGGACGATCAACTTTTGAGCGCTATCAATCGCGGCAACATTCAGCCAAGCATCACCGAGGAAATTGATGCTGAATCGTCCAAGAGGTCTACGGAACCGTTATTGCTGATACCTGATGCTGAAACTGGATCACTGAAGCCAACAGGTCTTCTGAAAGTCGTCGATTCTACTACTTCATTGGATGGTACTACGACTCATTACAAGAGTCTCATTTATGGCACGTACATTGGCACGAATTATGCGCAAATTATTCACACATCTTCGAATGTGTACTTCTTTCCGGATGACGCCACCGTGACGTATGATGACACGACCGTGGAGTATGGTACAACAGAAACAGAATCTGACGAACGAGACACCACCATTGAGGCATTGCCTTCTACCACGCCGACGACCATCACAACCAGCGAGGAAGAGATGAATGAACTGACTACTCCGTTGAGAAGCACAACGGACAGCGTCTTAACGACATTGAAGGATATTTTAGAAAGTGCAAGGAGAGTATTAGGAACAACTGAATCGGCGCTACCGACTTTAGATGATGAAATTCCTAATGATATCGTGCCAGGAGATCCCCAGGGTCGTAGTATCAAAGGTGGTTCTTCGCAAAATAAGCTTCGATCCAATGGACAAAAACTGCATGGATCTGGTTCAAGTAACGTGAAAGAGAAAGTGACATTAGCTACTAGATTATTGCCGTCTACTGTCTACAAGACGTTTACGTATTTCACAACTTTCTTCATTCCGGGGGACAGCGATCAAACTACGACTTCAATACGTTCTCGAGAGGTAGTTTCTTCCGAGGTAACTTTCTTGACAGAATTAATTCAACCTACCTCAACTAATAATTTGATTCGTCCTACTATCTCTTCGCCTCCAGGCATAAGACAAAAAACACCAAGTTTACCCGAAGAAGAAGAGCAAACTACTAAACAAGATGAGGAGATAGAGCTCATTTTTAAGACTCTATATACAacgtatacatatttaacaacatttttccAAGAAAATACATCTAGCGTATCTAGTCGACAAGTTGTTGAAACTAACGTTATCACGCAGACCATCGGACCAAATGGTGTTTCTGACATTGTCGCCAGTCTCTTAGGAAAGGACGAATCCGTTCTGATATCGCCCACAACAATATCGCAAAATATCTTGCCGTCGATAATAACGAACGCTCGTACTCCCGAGGAATTCAACAGAGGTACCGAGCCTGACGAAGAAACGACGGAAGAAAGTCTAACCACTTTCCAGCAGCAGGATACCACGGAATCCATTACGACTGTTGATGATTTCGAGACACCTGACGGATGGACTACCGATTTAGAACCAAGTCCCACTCCAGCTATGGCAAGCGCAGCAGTAAAGGAACAAGTAAAGACGTATTATACGACGTACACGTACTTTACCACTATTTTTGTGGACGACGAGACGGAAATCGAGACACGAACTGAAGTCTTCACTAACATTATCACGGAAACTATTACACCTACCAAGGTTCAATCGATTCCGCAAAAAACAGTTCGACCAATAACGCCAAAATCTAAATCTACCGAGAACAAACCTGCACCTCCTCCAGAAATTTTAGCTTATCTAGAAGCTCTTCAACGTCAGAAGTCGCAAGAAGAGGCACTTTTATTAGCAAAGAAAGTTCAGCAATCTAATGATAAAGTAACACGCGCTGATGAAATTACTGAAAGCAGCACTGAAATTACGACGGAAGTGCCTACCACTTTGGAAGATCAATCCACCGCTGAACGTCTATTCCGTGACTTCCAAGTAGGCGCGCAAGTAACGCCCAATCCTCCAACTTCTGACGTGGAAGTTCTGGGCTCTATGATCACGGACGTCGTGTCCTCTTCCAGTTCCGGTGGTGGTACCGTACTAGACATGGATAAGAGAAACATTGTTCCTGAAGATCAAGAATTGTCGGAGTCTAACAATCATGAAGTAGAGCCTGCACCGACATTGCTTTTGCAAACCAGTTACACGACTTTCACGTACTTCACAACAATGTATAAGGGCGACGAGACGAATGTCGTCAGTCGCCTAGAGACAGTTACAAATGTCGCTACGGAGACTTTAAGACCGTCCATCGTAGTACCGGTTCCAACCAGTACGTTGCCGGTAACGTATTTCACGACTTTCACATACTGGACGACGTTTTACAAAGGTGGTGACACCATCACCACTAGCCGCGAGGAAACGATCAGTAACGTTGTCACAGCGGGTGTCTCGCCAACACCTACAGTAGAACTCGGCGTAATAATGACTTACACGCCAACTATAAATCCGCCGGAGGAAGAATCAGACAACGAAGAGGAGTCTACGATCACGGCGGATAATGAAGTAACACCTTTGGGCAAAGGTGTGCGTGGAAAATCCGTTACTGAGAATACAAACGAACCAATTACAACCAAACCTGATGATCTGAGCGCTGTAAACTCTTCGTCAATTTCACCCGAGCCCACGACTTTCTACACTACATTTACTTACTTCACCACATCCTACATAGGAAATGAGACGATCTTAAACAGCAGGCTGGAAACGGTAACTAGCGTATCGATACCAGACATTGCGACGCAACAAGCGACTGGTCGCGCAATCGGAGGACCTGTGTATCCGTCAATTCAAACGATAAATACCGATGAGAAAACCGTAATACCGTCCGAAACTCTAAAAACGGGTTTGATTTCAACGGTACGTTCGAGTGAGATACACGACGATACTACGACTTACTATACTACGGATGTATATGGTACTTACATAGATGGATATTATGCACAAGTAGTAAAAAGCTCGACGAAGATAGAAACGCCGTCATTATCATCGATAGCCACGCCGGTTCTTCCTACAGGAGTTCTGTCTTTGAATAAAGGAAGCGTGATAGATGCTGACGAAGTTACTACTGTTTACTTTACAACTAAGCAAATCGGCACGCTTTTTGAAGGTACCTATGCTAAAGTAATCGAAAGTACATCAAGCACGAAGATAGATGAGGAAAGAAAATCGAGCATTCCGCCGACTCAAGGCCATCGAACTGGCTTGGTACGCCTGATTCAAGGTCAGATGGAAAATAACGGTACCACCACATTTTATCAATCAAAAGTAATTGGTACCAGCATCGAGGGGAGATATGCGCAGATAATCGAAAGTACTTCTAGCTTCTTTGTGCCGAGCTCCACGATAAATATCGCGCCAACTTCTACTCTACCTCCAAGCCAATCGACAGGTATTCCGGGAATATCACCTTCTCCCGCCGTTATCCAATCTTCCGAAGAACATACAGAATCTTCCGACCAAGATGAGGACCAGAATGAGGACGATGACGAGGAGGGCGAAGAAGACGATGACGGGCAAAGTTCTAAAAAGAAATCACGTTTGACATTCTCGACGAGAAAGAGAACTTTCACGCCTGTAATTAGACCATTCGCTTCTAGAAACAGACCGACTTTCAATCCAAAACGCAAAGGCGCGCAAGCCGCGACGACTATTACCAGAACAGATATAACTCCAACGATAACTGCCAGTTTGGCTGGTAAAGGCAACAGATTTGCATCATCACGAGGTCGTGTTACTTCGCCAATCGGTCCGTACTCCTCGACGTTATCTTCGTCAGGCTCCAGAAGATTCTCAGGCAGACGCGGAACTGCCACGACTTCGAGTTCGGCATTCCCAGCGGGCAGTACTCGAAGTAGAGTACAACCCAGGATAACCCCGTCATCGGTGTTTCAAAGCAACAGACGCGGTCCCACATCGGTAAGAGGATCCTCCGCCAGAGTTGCAACTCGCGCATCAAGTTCCGCATTTCCTAGTGCTTCGTCGAGATACCGTGCAAGTATCCGACCGTCGTCGACGTTATTGCGAGGACAACCTACCGCCAAACACGATGATCAAGAAAACGATGCCAATGAGTTCACTACAACAACACTCGTAACGGATGAAACACCGTTTACAGAATCTCTCGACGGCGAAACAATTACCACTCCTCTGCAGACAACGACAGAATCATCTAGGAGATCTACAAATCCGCTCTTGAGATTTCGCAGGCCCATTAATTTAAGCAGCAACGGCAGATCGGTAACTACTTCAAGACCACCAACAACTACAACTCCAAGACGATCAGGAAATGTAAATAGACTAAGCGCCCCGCCAACAGTTCCTAGAACAACTAATGGACGAACAAATAGCAGGGCAACTCCTTCGGTATCTACGAGAACACGGACGagcaatacaaattttttcccACCACGTGGATTTCTCGGTAGAAAGCAAGAAACAACTACCGAAGAGCCGACTGTGCCAAAAGAAGGACAAAACGAAGGCAACGAAGGTTTCGAGGACGAGCCCGTAGAAGAAATATCAGACAATGATTACGAAGGATCGGAACATGAAGATAAAAGATCTAAAGCGAATGTAAATCGTCGTTCTGGAAAGGCTGTTGGACCCGTCGTACAAATTAGACCTTTCGGAGCCAGAACGAGAAGAGTTCGTCGTCAGGCTAGCCAATTGAGAGCATACAGCAACCGTTTTCGTAGACCCGCTCAAACCTCTTCTACAAAAGCGGAAGAGAGATCTGATTCAGATGCCTTAGCAAATGaagaagatattataaaaacagcaCCAAAACCTTCTGCTCGTTACAATAATCGCGCGCGAAGTTTAACACAACCTTCACCTTCTCAACCGCAAAAGACACCAAACAATCCCGATCAAACGACAGAAACAACGGAGTTATTGAATCAGCAGAGTAAATCCAGAACTAGATCAAAACAATCTAATGAAAATAGAAATGGATCTATCAGAATAAAACCATCACCGGCCTCAAATAACGGACGACAGTTTACATTAAGAGAAAAGGATACCTCTTCGAGCAGATCAGGATACAAGAGGCCAACTTCTAGTTCTAGAACAAACGGTAGATCTACCAGTAAATCGAACAACGGAAGAGTAAGGCCATCGACACTACGAAACGGATCTTCCAAATCGGAATATTCAACGAATTCTCGAAGAGTATCATCGTCTCGTTCAAGATCGACAAATGGAAGAAACGGAAATAGAAGGGTTCCTACGAGAGGCAGAGGTTCCTATGAAGACATCCGAGAAGCGCCTACTGTATATCCGAAATTTGACGGCACCATAACTGTGACGCATTATGTACCAACGGAAGTGACGATTCCTGTGGTGAATAATGGCGTCACAGAACATCGAAATATTATAACAGCGCAACCTAGTACTGAAGTCCTCGGGCCTTCTCAGTATAGCACTGTAACAATTGGAGACGGAAAGCCGCTCGTAGTGATCGTCAGCGAAGTGACGGGTACCAATATACAAGGCCAGGCTGAGGTTACACGATTCTTGTTGCACGAGACACCCACAACTCGTATCTCGCATACCCTCACGAGCCTTGGTGGCCGTCGAGTCTCTCAATCAGTTATCATACCAACAACGGTATACTCCGTGGAAAATATTGTATCTACGGTACAACCTTCTTTGCCCGGCAACGCTCCACTTGCCAATATTCTTCTCTCGCAATTACTTTTGGGTCAATTAGGTCCGAATCCTCTATTACAATCCCAAGCTACACCCACCACGCAATATAACACACGCACCACCTCCTACGTCACTACAATAACGAAACATCAGAGCACTATCATTCCTCTCACCTTTCGTGGGAAAGAGATCCTGACGACTTTGGTCGATTCTTCGACTGATGTCGTTACGGCTACAGAATTCATAACGGACACCGTTGTAGTGACTCCAACGGCTGCGATACCAGCGGCCAACATAAATTCCCTCTTGATGTTACTCCAACAACCGCAGACGCAGTCGCAGAATCCGTTGCTGGATCCTTTATTCGCTGCTGCTCCGTTCACACAAAGCAATACCTTACCGGGAGAAGTCGAGAGACGACATCAACCGGCGGATTCCGATTACAGACATGACAGCTACGAGTATTTCGAGGAGGATGATGCAGAAGAATACCAGAAGTCTTCCAGATCACGCGGACGTGGTAAATCAAATGACAAGAAGAAAGAGTCCAAGGGTTCCACGGCTACCAAGGCTGAATCAAGTGTAGTAACACTTTATGTTTCCGGCCGCAGACCCGGAGAATTCAGTACTGTTCTGAGTACTGTGAAAATCGATAATTCCGCTACCGCGTCCAGAAGACGAAGAGACGCTTCGGAAGGAGCTGTTGAAGTCCGACCTTCCGTACCACCGTCATTACATGCCGGACCAGTAGACGTTGCCATTCTGACAGGAAGCGAAGAACCTATCGACGCACACGCACCAACACAAAGTCTCGAGAGCGTAGTGGGTGACGTCGGACGGCATATTTCCACGTCCATTTATACCTAA